GGTGTCCGCGCCCCGACCGGCCGAGGACCCGCGGTGGCCGCACCTCGACGACAGCGGCGTCGACCCCGAAGAGCTGCTGGCTCGGCAGGAGGCCGTGCGCGAGGCGGCGTGGGAACGGCTGCGCGCCGCGCACCCCGGCAAGGTGGCGCGGCTGCGCCGCCGGGTGGCCGGGCTCGCCGCGCTGGCCCGCGAACGGGAGCGGGCCCGCTCGGAGTTCTCCCGCGCGTTCGCCGTGCTGCGGGCGTTCCTGGTGCGGGCGGGCGAGGTCACCGGGCACGGCGACGCCCTGTTCTTCCTGCCGATCGAGGAGACCCTGCGCGTCCTCGACGGCGACGAGGCGCCGCTGGCGTCCGTGCCCGCCCGCCGCGCCGCCTACCACCGCTACCGCGCGCTGCCGCCGTACCCGACGGTGATCCGGGGCAGGTTCGACCCCGAGTCGTGGGCCGCCGACCCGGACCGCAGGTCCGACGTCCACGACGCCTCCGCCGCGCCCCTCGGCGACGGGGTGTCCGGCTTCCCCGGCGCGGCCGGCGTGGTGGAGGGCGTGGCGCGCGTGATCCACGACGTCGCGGACGGCGGCGCACTGGAACCCGGCGAGGTCTTGGTGACCACGGTGACGAACATCGGCTGGACCCCGCTGTTCCCCCGCGCCGCCGCCGTGGTGACCGACGTCGGCGCACCGCTCTCGCACGCCGCGATCGTCGCCCGCGAGCTGGGCGTCCCCGCCGTCGTCGGCTGCGGCAACGCCACCACCCGCATCCGGACCGGTGACCGCGTCCGGGTCGACGGATCGCGCGGCACGGTGACCGTGCTGGAAGTCGGACCGTGAAGCCGCGCCACTCGGTCCGCGCGATCGTCCTGGACGAGGACGACCGCGTCCTGCTCTGCCGCCTCGCCATCCCCGAGCCGGACGGCACGACAGTCGTGTGGGTCGCGCCCGGCGGCGGCGTCGAACCCGGCGAGACCGAGCACGAAGCCCTGCGCCGCGAGCTGTACGAGGAGGTCGGGCTGACGGCCTTCGACGTCGGACCGCGACCGGTGTGGCGGCAGGAGGTCGTCAGGCCGGACCACGGCGGCGTGGTGAACGACTACTTCCTCGTCCGCGCCAACTCGTTCACACCACGCGGCGGCTTGACCGACGAGGAACTGGCCGCCGAGCACATCAGCGGCCTGCGCTGGTGGACGCTGTCGGAGATCGCCGACCACCGGGGCCCGGACCTGTTCTCACCCCGCGACCTCGCCACACCGCTGGCGGCGCTGATCGCGGACGGCGCGCCCGCCGACCCGGTGGTGCTCGGCCTCTGAGCCACACCCTCCGGCACGCCTTCGTTCGAGTGACCGTTGCGGCAGGCGGAGTATTCCATTGCGGTGACGGGATCGTTACAGTCAGTTTCTGGGAACGCTCCCAGAGACGACAACGAAGGGGTTGTTGTGCGAAATCTGCTGGCGGCGGTGGCCGCTGTGGTGTCGATAGCCGGTTTGGTGGTGATCGGCGGGACCAGCACCGCGGGTGCGGCTCCCGTCTGCGCCGTGGACTACAAGCTCAACCAGTGGGCCACCGGGTTCACCGCCAACGTGACCGTGACCAACCAGTCCGCTCCGGTCACCTCGTGGAAGCTCACCTGGTCGTTCGCCGGCAACCAGGCGATCAGCTCCGGGTGGAGCGCCGACGTGAAGCAGTCCGGCAACCAGGTCACGGCCGCCAACATGCCGTGGAACGGCACCTTGGCGACGGGCGCGAGCGCCGCGTTCGGCTTCCAAGCCACCTACAGCGGCACGAACGCCGCGCCGACCGACTTCGCGTTCAACGGTGTCTCGTGCAGTGGCGACGGTCCCACGACCACTACTACTACTACTACTACTACTACTACTACTACTACTACCGACACGCCGCCGGTCGACTGCGGCACGGCGCTGCTGTGCGACGGCTTCGAGCAGCAGACCGGGACGACCCCGACCGGCCGCTGGACCGTCGGCGCGGCCAACTGCACCGGCCAGGGCTCGGTCAGCATCGACAACTCGGTCGCGCGCAGCGGCTCGAAGTCGGTGCGGGTCAACGGCGCTTCGGGCTACTGCAACCACATCTTCTTCGGCACCCCGGTCAACGGCTCCTCGACCCTGCACGGCCGGTTCTACGTCCGCCACACCACGGCCCTGCCGATGGCGCACGTGACGTTCATGGCCATGAAGGACTCCGCCGACGGCGGCAAGGACCTGCGCATGGGCGGCCAGAACTCGGCGCTGCAGTGGAACCGCGAGTCCGACGACGCCACCCTGCCCGAGCAGAGCCCGACGGGCGTCTCCAAGAGCAAGCCGCTGCCCACCGGCCAGTGGAACTGCGTGCAGTTCACGGTCGACCCGGCCGGTCGCCTCTCCACCTCGCTGAACGGCTCGGTGGTCGAGGGCCTGGTGGCCGACGGCGTGTCGACCCCCGACGTCGACGGCCAGTGGCTGCGCAAGACCAACTGGCGGCCCGCCGTCACCGACCTGCGGTTGGGTTGGGAGAGCTACGGCGACGGCGCGAACACCCTCTGGTACGACGACGTGGCGCTCGGCTCCTCGCCCGTCGCGTGCTGACGTGACGGTGTGGGGAGGGTCGGTGCGCGCACCCACCCTCCCCACACCCGCGATCAGGCCGCCGAGACCGAGACGTCGTCCAGCACGAACGAGGTCTGGTAGGACCAGTCCTCCGTGCCGGTGAAGCTCAGCGTGACGCTCTGGCCCGCGTACGCGCCCAGGTTGAAGGTGCGCACCGCGTAGCCGGACGGGTTGAGGTTGGTGTAGGTCGCCAGGGTGGTGCCGGCCACCGACACGGTGAGGGTGTCGAACACGTCGGGCTCGTACTCCGCCGTGCTGATCTTCAGCCACAGCGAGAGCGTGGTGCTCGTGCAGCCCGCCGGGATGGTGACGCTCTGGGTCAGCGTCTCGGTGTTGGTGTAGCCGTAGCCGCTGATCCAGGCGGAGCGGGAGCCGGAGCGCGGCGCGCCCTCGCCGGTCCACGCGCCGATCGTCCAGGTGCCGTTCGACCAGCCGGTGGCGCCGCTCTCGAAGCCGCCGTTGACGACCTTCTCACCGGGCGCGGAGCACGAGCCGCCGGGCGGGTTGATGGTCCAGGTGAACGTGGCGCCCGCGGACTTGCCCGCGCTGTCGGTCGCCGTGGCCGTCACGGTGTAGGCGCCCGCGGTGGTAGGAGTGCCGGAGATCAGGCCGGTGGCCGCGGAGATCGACAGGCCGGGCGGCAGGCCGGTGGCCGACCAGGTGTACGGCGGGGTGCCGCCGGACGCCTTCAGCTGCAGGCTGGTGGCCGTGCCGACGTTGCCGGTCTGGTTGCCCGGGGGAGTGACCGACGGGTTGCCGGGGCCGGGGCCGCCGCCGGTGTTGACGAAAAGCAGCCGGTTCGGCGAGCCGGAACCCGGACTGGTGATCTTGTTCGGGGTGGAGTTGGCGATCATCGCACTGGCCACCTGCGCGGGCGTCAGGCCCGGCGTGGCGCCCAGCAGGACGGCCGCGCCGCCGGCGACGTGCGGCGCCGCCATCGACGTGCCGCTGATGGTGTTGGTGGAGGTGTCGTTGGTCATCCACGCCGAGGTGATGTTCTGGCCCGGCGCGAAGATGTCGGTGCAGGTGCCGTAGTTGGAGAACGAGGCGCGCGCGTCGGTGTTGGTGGAGGCGTTCACGGTGATCGCCTCGGCGACGCGGGCCGGGGTGAAGTTGCACGCGTCGGAGTTGGAGTTGCCCGACGCGATGGCGTAGGTCACGCCGTCGGCGATCGAGTTGCGGACCGCGGCCTCGCCGGTCGGGTCGCTGCCCTGGCCCCCGAGGCTCATGTTCGCCACGGCCGGGCCGGAGGTGTGGTGGCCGGTGACCCAGTCGATGCCCGCGGCGACACCGGCGAACGAGCCGGAGCCGGCGCAGTTGAGCACCTTGACCGCGATCAGCCGGACGCCCTTGGCGACGCCGTGCGCGGTGCCGCCGACGGTGCCGGCGACGTGCGTGCCGTGGCCGTTGCAGTCGGTGTTGTTGCTGTCGACGGTGTTGGTGCCCCACGACGCCCGGCCGCCGAAGTCCTGGTGCGTGGTCCGGATGCCGGTGTCGATGATGTAGGCGGTGACGCCGGTGCCGTCGTTGGGGTAGGTGTAGGACGAGTCCAGCGGCAGGTCCCGCTGGTCGATCCGGTCCAGGCCCCAGGACGGCGGGTTGGGCTGCGTCGCGGTCGCCTTCACCTCGCCGTTCTGCTGGACGTAGGCGACGCCGGGTTCGGCGGCGAGCCGGCGTGCGTCCCGTTCGGACAGCGTGCCCGCGAAGCCCTTGAGCGCGTGCCGGTAGGTGAAGTCGACCCGGGCGTCGTACTTGGCGCTGAGGTCTGCGGTGAGCGCGTCGACGCTCTGGGTGGACAGCTGGTTGTAGACGACGATGTAGCTGTCCGCGATGGCGGTCGGGTTGTTCGCGCCGAGGATGTCGCCTTCCGCGGCGGCGGGTGTGGCGCCGGTGGCCAGCGCGGCGGCGGTCACCGCGGCGGCGGCCAGGGCTATCAGGGGTCGTCTGGATCCGCGAACGTCTCCCATTGCAGGGTTCTCCCTCGTGCAGGGGCTCCGGCAGACCCATGCGGAGCGGGTCGGCCGGAGGAGTGGAGGTTCTGCGATCACGTTCGCGCGGACGTGCTCGGGAACGTTAGAGGAGCGGGTGGGGCCGGACAATCGACCGGCCGTGGGAACGACCTGCGGCGTTCCGAACCGCTTAATCTACTCGATGACTTCAGTGTAGATCATAATAAATCCTCTCCCGATATAAGTTTAGCGAGGAGGAATCCCAATCCAAAAGCCGCCTGGGCGATAGGAACTCGATCATGGGGGTGGGTTAGGGTGTGCGGGTTCGTGCGGCTGAGGGAGGTGGGACCCATTAGCGCTGTGGTGGATCGGGTCGCTCCCGGCCGCGTTGTGGCGGTCTGAGGGCGCCCGCGGGTTCTCGCGAGAGGCGTTCGGCTGTGTCTGTTGTCCCTGATGGTGTTGTCGCGCGGTTGCGCGCGGCCGGTTGTGTGTTCGCCGAGGACGAGGCCCGGGTGCTGGTGGCCGCGGCCGGCAGCGCGGCGGAGTTGGAGCTGTTGACGGCTCGGCGGGTGTCGGGGCTGCCGCTGGAGCACGTGGTGGGCTGGGCGGAGTTCTGCGGGTCGCGGGTGGTGGTGGAGCCGGGGGTGTTCGTGCCGCGTCGGCGCACGGAGTTCCTGGTGCGGGTCGCGGCGGAGCTGGTGGGGCCGGGTTCGGTGGTGGTGGACCTGTGCTGCGGGTCGGGCGCGGTCGGCGCCGCGATCGTGGATCGGGTGCCGGGGGTGGAGGTGCACGCGGCGGACGTCGATCCGGTGGCGGTGCGGTGCGCTCGGCGCAACCTGGGCGCTGACCGGGTGTACGAGGGTGATCTGTACGAGGCGTTGCCGGTGTCGTTGCTGGGGCGGGTCGACGTGGTGGTGGCGAACGCGCCTTACGTGCCGTCGGGTGCGATCGGGTTGATGCCGCCGGAGGCGCGTGAGCACGAGCCGCTGGTGGCGTTGGACGGCGGCGTGGACGGTCTGGACGTGCAGCGGCGGGTGGTCGCGGGCGCGGCGCGGTGGTTGGCGCCGGGTGGGCGTTTGTTGGTGGAGACGGGCGCCGCGCAGGCGGTGTGGTCGGTGGCGGAGTTCGTGCGGCACGGGTGGGGTGCGGGGGTGGCGTCGGACGAGGAGCTGTCGGCGACGGTGGTGGTGGGCCGCCGGGTCGGCTAGGGCGGTGGGACGGGGAGCCTCGCGGTGACCCGGTCGCCGTCGACGTCGAGCGCCGCGCCGGCTTTCCGGAGCACGGTGAGGGCGGCGGTGTTGTCGGTGGTGGTGTCGGCGACGATCGTGGTGATGCCGCGTCGGGGTGCTTCGGCGACGACGTGGCGCAGTGCGGCGAGGCCGACGCCGCCGCCGCGGGCGTGCCGGGCGATCCACATGCCGGTTTCGCCGTCGGCGGTGAGCCGGGCCATCCCGACGGTGCGGCCGTCGCGGACGATCTCGTAGGCGTCGGTGAGGAAGCCGCGGTAGAAGTCGCGGAACGCGTCGCGCCGGTCGGTGGTCCAGCCCGGTGGCATGACGTCGGCGGGGTCGGCGTCGGCGACGGCCAGGTCGAGCAGGCGCTCGATCCCGTCGTCGTCCAGGGCGCGCAGCAGGATCACCTGGCCAGCTCCTTCTCCAGTGGGGTGCGGAAGCGGGGGATGACGCGGGCGCCGGCCAGCCAGGCGGTCAGCCGGTCGGCTTCCCGGGTGATGGTGGCGACGGCGTCCGCGCCGACGTCGTCGAGGAGTTGCCAGACGACTTCGCCGTCGGGGCGTTGTGCCCAGCCGCCGACGACGGCGCCATCGACCCAGACGGTCGGGCCGACGTTGCCGACCGGGTCGAACAGGCGTGGTCGGTGGTGGGCGGGCAGGTACCAGTCGCGGGCCTGCCAGCCCATCGGGGTGGGGTCGAGGGCGGGCAGCAGGGCCGCCCACGGTCGGGGGCGGGTGACCGGTTCCAGGTCGTCGGGCAGGACGTGGCCGGTGCCGTCGGTCAGCGCGACTTCGACCGCGCCGACGGCGGTGAGGGCTTTGCGGACGGCGCCGAGGTTCCAGCCGGTCCACCACTTGAGGTCGGCTTCGGTGCCGGGGCCGTAGGCGGCGAGCCAGCGGCGGACCAGGTCGGCGCGGGCGGCGGCGGGGTCGAGGTCGGGTCGAGGTGTGGCGGGGGCCCAGCGGAACTGGCTGCTCAGCCAGGAGCCGAGGGGGCGGGTGCGGCGGATGCGGCCTTCGGCGGCGAGGACGCGGATGATGCGGCTGGACACGTTCTGCCGGGTCTCGTAGGGCTTGCCGGGGGCGACGACGACCTGTTCGAGCAGTGCCGGGACGTCGCGGGTCAGTTCGGTGGTGGTGGCCTCGCCGCGCAGTCGCAGTGCTTCCAGGGTGGCCTGCTCGACTTCGGTGAGGCGGTCGGCGGTCCAGCCGACGCCTTCGGCGAGGTACGCGAGCAGTTTGCGCCGTTCCTTCACGGCGATGTCGACGCCTGCGGCGGTCTGCACGACCGGGGCGGTGTCGGCGGTGACGGCGAACATGGTGCGGCGCATGCAGAGCAGCCGCACCAGCGACCGGCGGTCGTAGAGCGCGGCTTCGACCGCGGCGACCGAGGGTTGTTCGAGGCGGGCGCACGCGGACAGGAACACGGTGGCCGGGTCGGTGGCGTGCAGCGCGACCACGGCGTCGGCGACTTCCTCGACCGTCGCGGCGCGGGCGGAGAGCAGGTGGCGGGCGCCCAGGCGGGCGCGCCGCTGGGCGTCGTCGATCGCGGCGGGCGTCACCGGGTCATCCTCGGCGATCTACCCTGATCACCCCAACCCGGAATTGACAGGGACGCGATGTCGGCT
This genomic window from Saccharothrix sp. HUAS TT1 contains:
- a CDS encoding S8 family peptidase codes for the protein MGDVRGSRRPLIALAAAAVTAAALATGATPAAAEGDILGANNPTAIADSYIVVYNQLSTQSVDALTADLSAKYDARVDFTYRHALKGFAGTLSERDARRLAAEPGVAYVQQNGEVKATATQPNPPSWGLDRIDQRDLPLDSSYTYPNDGTGVTAYIIDTGIRTTHQDFGGRASWGTNTVDSNNTDCNGHGTHVAGTVGGTAHGVAKGVRLIAVKVLNCAGSGSFAGVAAGIDWVTGHHTSGPAVANMSLGGQGSDPTGEAAVRNSIADGVTYAIASGNSNSDACNFTPARVAEAITVNASTNTDARASFSNYGTCTDIFAPGQNITSAWMTNDTSTNTISGTSMAAPHVAGGAAVLLGATPGLTPAQVASAMIANSTPNKITSPGSGSPNRLLFVNTGGGPGPGNPSVTPPGNQTGNVGTATSLQLKASGGTPPYTWSATGLPPGLSISAATGLISGTPTTAGAYTVTATATDSAGKSAGATFTWTINPPGGSCSAPGEKVVNGGFESGATGWSNGTWTIGAWTGEGAPRSGSRSAWISGYGYTNTETLTQSVTIPAGCTSTTLSLWLKISTAEYEPDVFDTLTVSVAGTTLATYTNLNPSGYAVRTFNLGAYAGQSVTLSFTGTEDWSYQTSFVLDDVSVSAA
- a CDS encoding putative protein N(5)-glutamine methyltransferase; the encoded protein is MSVVPDGVVARLRAAGCVFAEDEARVLVAAAGSAAELELLTARRVSGLPLEHVVGWAEFCGSRVVVEPGVFVPRRRTEFLVRVAAELVGPGSVVVDLCCGSGAVGAAIVDRVPGVEVHAADVDPVAVRCARRNLGADRVYEGDLYEALPVSLLGRVDVVVANAPYVPSGAIGLMPPEAREHEPLVALDGGVDGLDVQRRVVAGAARWLAPGGRLLVETGAAQAVWSVAEFVRHGWGAGVASDEELSATVVVGRRVG
- a CDS encoding winged helix DNA-binding domain-containing protein, whose amino-acid sequence is MTPAAIDDAQRRARLGARHLLSARAATVEEVADAVVALHATDPATVFLSACARLEQPSVAAVEAALYDRRSLVRLLCMRRTMFAVTADTAPVVQTAAGVDIAVKERRKLLAYLAEGVGWTADRLTEVEQATLEALRLRGEATTTELTRDVPALLEQVVVAPGKPYETRQNVSSRIIRVLAAEGRIRRTRPLGSWLSSQFRWAPATPRPDLDPAAARADLVRRWLAAYGPGTEADLKWWTGWNLGAVRKALTAVGAVEVALTDGTGHVLPDDLEPVTRPRPWAALLPALDPTPMGWQARDWYLPAHHRPRLFDPVGNVGPTVWVDGAVVGGWAQRPDGEVVWQLLDDVGADAVATITREADRLTAWLAGARVIPRFRTPLEKELAR
- a CDS encoding cellulose-binding domain-containing protein → MRNLLAAVAAVVSIAGLVVIGGTSTAGAAPVCAVDYKLNQWATGFTANVTVTNQSAPVTSWKLTWSFAGNQAISSGWSADVKQSGNQVTAANMPWNGTLATGASAAFGFQATYSGTNAAPTDFAFNGVSCSGDGPTTTTTTTTTTTTTTTTDTPPVDCGTALLCDGFEQQTGTTPTGRWTVGAANCTGQGSVSIDNSVARSGSKSVRVNGASGYCNHIFFGTPVNGSSTLHGRFYVRHTTALPMAHVTFMAMKDSADGGKDLRMGGQNSALQWNRESDDATLPEQSPTGVSKSKPLPTGQWNCVQFTVDPAGRLSTSLNGSVVEGLVADGVSTPDVDGQWLRKTNWRPAVTDLRLGWESYGDGANTLWYDDVALGSSPVAC
- a CDS encoding GNAT family N-acetyltransferase, encoding MILLRALDDDGIERLLDLAVADADPADVMPPGWTTDRRDAFRDFYRGFLTDAYEIVRDGRTVGMARLTADGETGMWIARHARGGGVGLAALRHVVAEAPRRGITTIVADTTTDNTAALTVLRKAGAALDVDGDRVTARLPVPPP
- a CDS encoding NUDIX hydrolase, with translation MKPRHSVRAIVLDEDDRVLLCRLAIPEPDGTTVVWVAPGGGVEPGETEHEALRRELYEEVGLTAFDVGPRPVWRQEVVRPDHGGVVNDYFLVRANSFTPRGGLTDEELAAEHISGLRWWTLSEIADHRGPDLFSPRDLATPLAALIADGAPADPVVLGL